Proteins encoded together in one Triticum dicoccoides isolate Atlit2015 ecotype Zavitan chromosome 7B, WEW_v2.0, whole genome shotgun sequence window:
- the LOC119340367 gene encoding AT-hook motif nuclear-localized protein 1-like isoform X2, with protein MEAKPGEASSPTATAAAAAPVAAAAVPEATVSFQSPASVPPPAASHAPVPSPVEMVSSSGLFVPPGMMTAMVAAAGRGALSAGPLVKVGKKRGRPRKYGPDGSLIQPLNATPISASAPMSAAVAAGQYTPAAAVGAAMKRGRGRPLDFAAAAAKPYHHQLQQPAQQQFGFHFSSIGDMVACSAGGNFTPHIITVAPGEDVTMKVISFSQQGPRAICILSANGVISNVTLRQPDSSGGTLTYEGRFELLSLSGSFMPTENSGTRSRSGGMSVSLASPDGRVVGGGVAGLLIVVGSFLPSYPMEPKQKKARVVAAPTLSQAPPAVQLSSADTHSSEQGHHSLAAPRMNVVTSSAYSADQNWASTVVQSAPAEASRSASSGDLNLTASGS; from the exons ATGGAGGCCAAGCCAGGGGAAGCGAGCTCTCCGACCGCAACTGCGGCTGCGGCTGCACCGGTAGCAGCAGCGGCGGTGCCGGAGGCTACGGTGAGCTTCCAGTCGCCGGCATCTGTGCCGCCTCCGGCAGCTTCACATGCACCTGTACCGTCTCCGGTGGAGATGGTTAGCTCGAGTGGCCTGTTTGTGCCGCCGGGTATGatgacggcgatggtggcggccgcAGGAAGAGGGGCTCTGTCCGCGGGGCCGTTGGTGAAGGTGGGGAAGAagcgggggaggccaaggaagtacGGGCCTGACGGGAGCCTGATCCAGCCGTTGAACGCCACGCCGATCTCCGCGTCGGCTCCGATGTCGGCCGCCGTCGCAGCGGGGCAGTACACGCCTGCGGCCGCGGTTGGCGCCGCCATGAAGCGCGGGAGGGGCCGGCCCCTCGACTTCGCCGCCGCGGCGGCCAAGCCGTACCACCACCAGCTGCAGCAGCCGGCGCAGCAGCAGTTCGGTTTCCACTTCAGCTCCATTG GTGACATGGTGGCTTGTTCTGCTGGTGGGAATTTCACTCCTCATATCATTACTGTTGCTCCTGGTGAG GATGTGACGATGAAGGTTATATCATTTTCTCaacaaggaccgcgagctatttgtATTCTCTCTGCTAACGGTGTGATATCAAATGTTACACTTCGTCAACCGGACTCCTCTGGCGGCACGTTAACTTATGAG GGACGCTTTGAGTTGCTGTCCTTGTCTGGTTCCTTCATGCCAACTGAAAATAGTGGCACACGAAGTCGGTCAGGCGGAATGAGTGTTTCTCTTGCCAGCCCAGATGGTCGTGTTGTCGGTGGTGGAGTTGCTGGCCTTCTG ATTGTCGTGGGAAGCTTCCTGCCAAGCTATCCGATGGAGCCGAAGCAGAAGAAGGCAAGGGTGGTCGCGGCACCAACCCTTAGCCAGGCACCCCCTGCTGTTCAGCTCTCTAGTGCGGATACGCACAGCAGCGAGCAAGGGCATCACAGCTTGGCCGCCCCGAGAATGAACGTTGTAACTTCTTCAGCGTACAGCGCAGACCAGAACTGGGCATCCACGGTTGTTCAGTCAGCTCCTGCCGAGGCATCAAGAAGCGCATCGTCGGGCGATCTGAACCTCACTGCCTCTGGATCCTGA
- the LOC119340367 gene encoding AT-hook motif nuclear-localized protein 1-like isoform X1, whose amino-acid sequence MEAKPGEASSPTATAAAAAPVAAAAVPEATVSFQSPASVPPPAASHAPVPSPVEMVSSSGLFVPPGMMTAMVAAAGRGALSAGPLVKVGKKRGRPRKYGPDGSLIQPLNATPISASAPMSAAVAAGQYTPAAAVGAAMKRGRGRPLDFAAAAAKPYHHQLQQPAQQQFGFHFSSIGDMVACSAGGNFTPHIITVAPGEDVTMKVISFSQQGPRAICILSANGVISNVTLRQPDSSGGTLTYEGRFELLSLSGSFMPTENSGTRSRSGGMSVSLASPDGRVVGGGVAGLLVAASPVQIVVGSFLPSYPMEPKQKKARVVAAPTLSQAPPAVQLSSADTHSSEQGHHSLAAPRMNVVTSSAYSADQNWASTVVQSAPAEASRSASSGDLNLTASGS is encoded by the exons ATGGAGGCCAAGCCAGGGGAAGCGAGCTCTCCGACCGCAACTGCGGCTGCGGCTGCACCGGTAGCAGCAGCGGCGGTGCCGGAGGCTACGGTGAGCTTCCAGTCGCCGGCATCTGTGCCGCCTCCGGCAGCTTCACATGCACCTGTACCGTCTCCGGTGGAGATGGTTAGCTCGAGTGGCCTGTTTGTGCCGCCGGGTATGatgacggcgatggtggcggccgcAGGAAGAGGGGCTCTGTCCGCGGGGCCGTTGGTGAAGGTGGGGAAGAagcgggggaggccaaggaagtacGGGCCTGACGGGAGCCTGATCCAGCCGTTGAACGCCACGCCGATCTCCGCGTCGGCTCCGATGTCGGCCGCCGTCGCAGCGGGGCAGTACACGCCTGCGGCCGCGGTTGGCGCCGCCATGAAGCGCGGGAGGGGCCGGCCCCTCGACTTCGCCGCCGCGGCGGCCAAGCCGTACCACCACCAGCTGCAGCAGCCGGCGCAGCAGCAGTTCGGTTTCCACTTCAGCTCCATTG GTGACATGGTGGCTTGTTCTGCTGGTGGGAATTTCACTCCTCATATCATTACTGTTGCTCCTGGTGAG GATGTGACGATGAAGGTTATATCATTTTCTCaacaaggaccgcgagctatttgtATTCTCTCTGCTAACGGTGTGATATCAAATGTTACACTTCGTCAACCGGACTCCTCTGGCGGCACGTTAACTTATGAG GGACGCTTTGAGTTGCTGTCCTTGTCTGGTTCCTTCATGCCAACTGAAAATAGTGGCACACGAAGTCGGTCAGGCGGAATGAGTGTTTCTCTTGCCAGCCCAGATGGTCGTGTTGTCGGTGGTGGAGTTGCTGGCCTTCTGGTAGCGGCTAGTCCTGTTCAG ATTGTCGTGGGAAGCTTCCTGCCAAGCTATCCGATGGAGCCGAAGCAGAAGAAGGCAAGGGTGGTCGCGGCACCAACCCTTAGCCAGGCACCCCCTGCTGTTCAGCTCTCTAGTGCGGATACGCACAGCAGCGAGCAAGGGCATCACAGCTTGGCCGCCCCGAGAATGAACGTTGTAACTTCTTCAGCGTACAGCGCAGACCAGAACTGGGCATCCACGGTTGTTCAGTCAGCTCCTGCCGAGGCATCAAGAAGCGCATCGTCGGGCGATCTGAACCTCACTGCCTCTGGATCCTGA